A single region of the Micropterus dolomieu isolate WLL.071019.BEF.003 ecotype Adirondacks linkage group LG18, ASM2129224v1, whole genome shotgun sequence genome encodes:
- the slc2a1b gene encoding solute carrier family 2, facilitated glucose transporter member 1 — MDSEKKITLPLLMTVGAAVIGSLQFGYNTGVINAPQKIIENFINETWVERYNEPITKISLTAIWSIAVSIFSVGGIFGSFSVGLFVNRFGRRNSMLMANILAFISAILMGFSKMASSWEMLIIGRFVVGLYSGLTTGFVPMYVGEVSPTSLRGALGTLHQLGIVIGILVAQVFGMELIMGNDNLWPLLLGFTFVPAVVQCILLPLCPESPRFLLINKNEENKAKAVLKKLRGTTDVSADMQEMKEESRQMMREKKVNIAELLRSPLYRQPLIVAVVLQLSQQLSGINAVFYYSTRIFEKAGVEQPVYATIGAGVVNTAFTVVSLFVVERAGRRSLHMLGLLGMAGSAILMTIALALLDQLKWMSYLSIVAIFAFVAFFEMGPGPIPWFIVAELFSQGPRPSAIAVAGFTNWTANFIVGMGFQYVEELCGPYVFVIFTVLLLLFFIFTYFKVPETKGRTFDEISAGFRQTPVEKHSPEELNSLGADSQL, encoded by the exons ATGGACTCAGAAAAG AAAATTACCCTTCCGTTGTTGATGACTGTAGGAGCAGCTGTCATCGGCTCCCTGCAGTTCGGCTACAACACCGGTGTCATCAATGCCCCTCAAAAG ATAATTGAGAACTTCATCAATGAGACGTGGGTTGAGCGCTACAATGAGCCCATCACCAAGATCTCCCTCACGGCCATCTGGTCCATTGCTGTCTCTATCTTCTCTGTTGGTGGCATCTTTGGCTCCTTTTCTGTCGGACTCTTTGTCAATCGCTTTGgaag GAGGAACTCTATGCTCATGGCCAACATCCTGGCCTTCATCTCAGCCATTCTGATGGGCTTTTCAAAAATGGCGAGCTCCTGGGAAATGCTGATCATCGGGCGTTTCGTGGTGGGCCTCTACTCTGGTCTCACCACAGGCTTTGTGCCAATGTATGTGGGTGAGGTTTCCCCAACATCCCTAAGAGGAGCCCTGGGCACCCTCCACCAGCTCGGCATTGTCATCGGCATCCTCGTTGCACAG GTGTTTGGAATGGAGCTGATCATGGGCAACGATAACTTGTGGCCTCTCCTCTTGGGCTTCACCTTCGTCCCTGCAGTGGTTCAGTGCATCCTACTGCCTCTCTGCCCCGAGAGCCCCCGTTTCCTGCTCATCAATAAGAACGAAGAGAACAAGGCTAAGGCTG TGCTGAAGAAGCTCAGAGGCACCACAGACGTGAGCGCTGACatgcaggaaatgaaggaaGAGAGTCGGCAGATGATGAGGGAGAAGAAGGTGAACATTGCAGAGCTGTTACGCTCGCCCCTCTACCGCCAGCCCCTCATTGTTGCTGTGGTCCTGCAGCTCTCCCAGCAGCTGTCTGGCATCAACGCT GTATTTTACTACTCTACTCGTATCTTCGAGAAAGCCGGGGTCGAGCAGCCCGTCTACGCCACCATTGGAGCCGGTGTTGTCAACACAGCTTTCACTGTGGTGTCG CTGTTTGTCGTAGAACGTGCAGGACGTAGGTCTCTGCACATGCTGGGGCTGCTGGGAATGGCCGGATCTGCCATCTTAATGACTATTGCCTTGGCTCTGCTG GACCAGCTCAAATGGATGTCATATTTGAGCATTGTGGCCATTTTTGCATTCGTTGCATTCTTTGAGATGGGACCGGGTCCCATCCCCTGGTTCATTGTGGCAGAGTTGTTCTCGCAGGGACCCAGGCCTTCAGCCATTGCTGTAGCTGGTTTCACCAACTGGACTGCCAACTTCATAGTGGGAATGGGATTCCAGTATGTAGAG GAGTTGTGTGGCCCCTACGTGTTTGTCATCTTCACTGTGCTGCTGCTCTTGTTCTTCATCTTCACCTACTTCAAAGTGCCGGAGACCAAGGGCCGGACGTTTGACGAGATCTCGGCTGGCTTCCGACAGACTCCTGTTGAAAAGCATTCGCCGGAGGAGCTCAACAGCCTGGGAGCTGATTCTCAGCTCTGA